From a single Brassica rapa cultivar Chiifu-401-42 chromosome A01, CAAS_Brap_v3.01, whole genome shotgun sequence genomic region:
- the LOC103850595 gene encoding uncharacterized protein LOC103850595: MASNSREARRRKILERGSDRLAFITGQINNVPPPPSSDPTSLSQSHLPTDESSSDTVTPREQILTDRETVFTSRQENISDASIFDTVDHTIHQSRAESLQPRKYTETMGEASASNPRDTTLQPSPATSSTQTSSVVDLASSQAFTPLVNFVNTITPRHIGAAIDASEYARMFSSLVIALLVILSHLGFSSLGSSIVSLRPVLLLLLTDATIVLGRVLLTHHGAPSSASRRENSGQGIADQVGNALETVMMIKKIMDAISMDFSLYAVILICGLLFTQNIFA, translated from the exons AAGAGGATCCGATCGCTTGGCCTTTATCACTGGTCAGATCAACAACGTTCCTCCTCCGCCTTCTTCCGATCCCACTTCACTTTCCCAATCTCATCTCCCCACTGACGAATCCTCGTCGGACACAGTTACGCCTCGTGAGCAGATTCTCACTGATCGAGAAACAG TTTTCACAAGTCGTCAGGAAAACATATCCGATGCTTCCATATTTGATACTGTGGATCATACCATCCATCAAAGCAGAGCAGAATCGCTTCAGCCTCGGAAGTATACCGAGACAATGGGAGAAGCCTCAGCTTCAAATCCTAGAGACACAACTCTACAACCGTCCCCTGCAACATCAAGCACTCAAACATCATCAGTGGTAGATTTGGCTTCTTCTCAAGCATTTACTCCTCTAGTCAATTTCGTGAACACCATCACTCCAAGACACATTGGAGCCGCCATCGACGCCTCAGAATACGCAAGGATGTTCTCATCTCTCGTGATCGCACTTCTTGTGATACTATCTCACCTCGGGTTCTCTTCCCTAGGCAGCAGCATAGTAAGCTTAAGACCCGTTCTCTTACTTCTCTTGACCGACGCCACAATCGTGCTTGGACGTGTTCTGCTGACCCATCATGGAGCTCCTTCCTCAGCCTCGAGACGAGAGAACTCGGGACAAGGCATAGCGGACCAAGTGGGCAACGCACTGGAGACAGTCATGATGATAAAGAAGATAATGGATGCAATCTCCATGGATTTTAGCTTGTACGCTGTGATTCTCATATGTGGCTTATTGTTCACACAAAACATCTTTGCTTAA